In Aphanothece sacrum FPU1, a single genomic region encodes these proteins:
- the rlmD gene encoding 23S rRNA (uracil(1939)-C(5))-methyltransferase RlmD: protein MYQQGNLIQIDITDLSNTGDGVGRFEGRAIFVPDTVTGDRVLVRLLHLKRQYAHGKLHQLLIPSPHRLRPSCIVADKCGGCQWQHIDHSYQLTIKQHHVTEALEHIGGFINPPVAPIISSRDELNYRNKATYPLGLSSTGMVQTGYYRRQSHQLVNINQCPIQDNRLNPLLAEIKGDIQQQGWTIYNETKHSGQLRHLSLRIGRRTGEMLLTLVSTEKTLKNLTQQAQIWLERYTNLVGVALNYHPERGNVIFGEETLNIAGRPYLRENFAGLELHLRGDTFFQVNTEAAEALLNGLLARLELTGKERLVDAYCGIGTFSLPFASQVAEVLGIEINPNSIIQAQENAQINGIKNVTFRQGRVETILPQLPWHPDVVILDPPRKGCDRKVIDTLRNLQPTYLVYISCQPATLARDLQRLCKDGIYQLLWVQPADFFPQTAHVECLAILRHLDINVLL, encoded by the coding sequence ATGTATCAACAAGGAAATCTCATTCAAATAGATATTACTGATCTTAGTAATACGGGGGATGGAGTCGGACGTTTTGAAGGACGAGCCATTTTTGTACCGGATACGGTAACAGGCGATCGCGTTTTGGTGCGTCTACTTCATCTGAAACGTCAATATGCTCACGGGAAATTACATCAATTATTGATTCCTTCTCCCCATCGTCTGCGTCCTAGTTGTATCGTGGCTGATAAGTGTGGAGGATGTCAATGGCAACATATTGATCACAGTTATCAACTAACAATAAAACAACATCATGTCACAGAAGCTTTAGAACATATCGGAGGGTTTATTAATCCTCCTGTTGCCCCTATTATATCTTCTCGTGATGAACTTAACTATCGCAATAAAGCAACTTATCCTTTGGGTTTGTCATCTACCGGAATGGTTCAAACAGGTTATTATCGTCGTCAAAGTCATCAATTAGTTAATATTAATCAATGTCCTATACAAGATAATCGCCTTAATCCTTTATTAGCAGAAATTAAAGGAGATATTCAACAACAAGGCTGGACAATTTATAATGAAACTAAGCATTCTGGACAATTACGCCATCTTTCTCTACGCATTGGACGGCGAACCGGAGAAATGTTATTAACTTTAGTTAGTACAGAAAAAACACTCAAAAATCTAACTCAACAAGCTCAAATATGGTTAGAACGGTATACAAATTTAGTCGGAGTTGCCCTTAATTATCATCCTGAGCGAGGTAATGTCATTTTTGGAGAAGAAACCCTTAATATTGCCGGCCGACCCTATTTAAGAGAGAATTTCGCGGGTCTGGAATTACATTTACGGGGTGATACCTTTTTTCAAGTTAATACAGAAGCAGCAGAAGCTTTATTAAATGGGTTGTTAGCAAGACTCGAATTAACAGGAAAAGAACGGTTAGTGGATGCTTATTGTGGTATTGGAACTTTTAGTTTACCTTTTGCGTCACAGGTCGCAGAGGTTCTGGGGATTGAAATTAACCCTAATTCCATCATCCAAGCTCAAGAGAATGCTCAAATTAATGGGATTAAAAATGTCACTTTTAGACAAGGCAGGGTAGAAACTATTTTACCTCAACTTCCATGGCATCCCGATGTAGTCATTCTTGATCCTCCCCGTAAAGGTTGCGATCGCAAGGTGATTGATACCCTGAGAAACCTTCAACCTACTTACTTAGTGTATATCAGTTGTCAGCCAGCCACCTTAGCACGGGATCTCCAACGACTCTGTAAAGATGGAATTTACCAACTTTTATGGGTACAACCTGCAGATTTCTTTCCTCAAACCGCTCATGTTGAATGTTTAGCCATTCTTAGACATTTAGACATAAATGTGTTATTATAA
- a CDS encoding ATP-binding protein produces the protein MISISLPPTRRSWSTMSFTSTLYLCPVLDLLLAKIPSYLKPEIRLGLQEALVNAAKHGNKLDPTKSIVVKFSVTKEGYSWLISDEGAGFPESCNCKDCPPHDLPPEESEHGRGLCLLHEIFDQVHWEKQGAQLRLCKQVKKNKQKQALFA, from the coding sequence GTGATTTCTATTTCACTGCCTCCTACGAGAAGAAGCTGGAGTACAATGAGCTTCACTTCCACCCTTTATTTATGTCCTGTACTTGATTTACTGTTAGCAAAGATCCCTTCATATTTAAAGCCAGAAATCAGGTTAGGATTACAAGAAGCTTTAGTTAATGCGGCCAAACATGGTAACAAACTTGATCCAACTAAGTCAATTGTGGTGAAGTTTTCTGTTACTAAAGAGGGATATTCTTGGCTTATTTCTGATGAAGGGGCAGGATTTCCTGAATCCTGTAATTGTAAAGATTGTCCCCCTCATGACTTACCCCCTGAAGAATCTGAACATGGTAGGGGTTTGTGCTTGTTACATGAAATTTTTGATCAAGTCCATTGGGAAAAACAAGGGGCCCAATTAAGACTTTGTAAACAAGTCAAGAAAAACAAGCAGAAACAGGCGTTATTCGCTTGA
- a CDS encoding DUF6439 family protein, producing MLNTSSVSNTDQLQSATPLALAQALAEKLTITPNQWHSLKGDRQAQAQQQLAAALVFLLKEQPQEALPHLHQATGWLDRSISPLPCPGHGNSTKQH from the coding sequence ATGTTGAACACCTCATCTGTATCTAATACCGACCAGTTACAATCGGCTACTCCCCTCGCTTTAGCTCAAGCTTTGGCCGAAAAGCTAACTATTACTCCCAATCAGTGGCACAGTCTTAAAGGCGATCGCCAAGCACAAGCGCAACAACAATTAGCGGCTGCGTTAGTATTTTTACTTAAGGAACAACCTCAAGAAGCTCTCCCTCATCTCCATCAGGCTACAGGTTGGTTAGACCGTTCTATCTCTCCTCTTCCTTGTCCAGGACACGGTAATTCAACTAAACAGCATTAA
- the rnc gene encoding ribonuclease III, producing the protein MAKLPSFNNPSLLDCALTHRSYVNEHRGAIEHNERLEFLGDAVLGFVVGELLYRRYPELSEAQLTRLRSRLVDEPQLAKFAAQLGIGEIMHLGQGAIKDRGRENPSLLSDTFEAMVGAYFLDSGMEAVQEFVRSLFEDAINDLVMPESRVVSVTIIDVKNRLQQWALATHQEVPEYFLIGESGPDHGKEFTFGVRIKGQVYGIGKGRRKQDATKIAAENALKQLGEFV; encoded by the coding sequence ATGGCTAAATTACCTTCTTTTAACAATCCAAGCTTATTAGACTGTGCCTTGACTCATCGTTCCTATGTCAATGAACACCGAGGGGCCATAGAACATAACGAACGCCTAGAATTCTTAGGAGATGCCGTCTTAGGGTTTGTGGTAGGAGAACTTTTGTATCGGCGTTATCCCGAATTAAGCGAAGCGCAATTAACCCGTTTACGCTCTAGATTAGTCGATGAACCCCAATTAGCCAAATTTGCGGCTCAATTAGGCATTGGGGAGATTATGCACTTAGGACAGGGGGCCATTAAAGATCGGGGACGAGAAAACCCGTCTTTGCTCAGTGATACCTTTGAGGCTATGGTGGGTGCTTATTTTCTTGATTCAGGGATGGAAGCAGTACAGGAATTTGTGCGATCGCTGTTTGAAGACGCAATTAATGATTTAGTTATGCCTGAGTCGAGAGTGGTGTCTGTAACTATTATTGATGTGAAAAACCGTCTACAACAATGGGCCTTAGCCACTCATCAAGAAGTCCCAGAATACTTTTTAATCGGAGAATCAGGACCAGATCACGGTAAAGAATTTACTTTTGGAGTACGCATTAAAGGTCAAGTTTATGGCATAGGAAAAGGCAGACGTAAACAAGATGCCACCAAAATAGCGGCCGAAAATGCCCTCAAACAGTTGGGAGAATTTGTCTGA
- the hslO gene encoding Hsp33 family molecular chaperone HslO, which yields MADQLIRATAAEGGIRAVGIISTRLTEEARQRHKLSYVATAALGRAMTSGLLLASNMKREDSRVNLRIKGNGPLGGLLVDAGLDGTVRGYVAHPDVELPPNAKGKLDVGGAIGNEGFLYVVRDVGYGYPYSSTVELVSGEVGEDVAHYLATSEQTPSALLVGVFVGAQGVTAAGGLLLQVMPKASRDEELVATLESRVGALSGFTPLLQAGKTLPEIFEELLGDLGLVIFPEVQMLRFDCRCSFSRVLGALKLLGEAELQDMIEKDDGAQATCEFCGEVYQASSDHLTQLIDDLRTESV from the coding sequence ATGGCGGATCAATTAATACGGGCCACCGCAGCAGAGGGCGGAATTAGGGCCGTGGGCATTATTTCCACTCGACTGACAGAAGAAGCTAGACAAAGACATAAACTTTCCTATGTCGCTACTGCTGCATTAGGTAGGGCCATGACTTCAGGGTTATTACTCGCTTCTAACATGAAACGAGAAGACTCTCGCGTTAATCTTCGCATTAAAGGCAATGGCCCTCTGGGAGGGTTATTAGTCGATGCGGGGTTAGATGGCACTGTACGGGGTTATGTAGCCCATCCTGATGTGGAATTACCCCCTAATGCTAAGGGTAAACTGGATGTGGGTGGGGCTATTGGTAATGAAGGCTTTCTTTATGTGGTACGAGATGTGGGTTATGGTTATCCCTATTCGAGTACGGTTGAGTTGGTTTCAGGGGAAGTGGGGGAGGATGTGGCCCATTATTTAGCTACTTCTGAACAAACTCCTTCTGCTTTATTGGTGGGGGTATTTGTGGGGGCGCAAGGAGTAACGGCTGCAGGTGGTTTATTATTACAAGTAATGCCCAAAGCTTCTAGAGATGAGGAATTAGTGGCGACTTTAGAATCTCGTGTGGGTGCGCTTTCTGGTTTTACTCCTTTGTTACAAGCGGGCAAAACTTTACCGGAGATTTTTGAGGAATTATTGGGAGATTTAGGATTAGTTATTTTCCCTGAAGTTCAGATGTTACGTTTTGATTGTCGTTGCTCGTTTAGTCGGGTTTTAGGGGCGTTAAAACTGCTCGGAGAAGCTGAGTTACAAGATATGATTGAGAAGGATGATGGGGCGCAAGCGACTTGCGAATTCTGTGGGGAAGTTTATCAAGCCAGTAGTGATCATTTGACTCAATTAATTGACGATTTACGCACTGAATCTGTTTAA
- a CDS encoding DUF655 domain-containing protein has protein sequence MRKPWSKWIYFVLLLMGLWSVNACHTQAQIERPNPLEQDSFIQVYFNHNQAKGADYTEPYRSMKRGGDNLEQILIDNVNSATSMIDIAVQELRLPNLAKAIVKKTDEGVKIRLILENTYNSPIRQLTTTELDNLEEREAERYESYFAFIDVNKDGKLSSQELSDRDAIFILKQGKINIIDDTEDGSKGTGLMHHKFMVIDQKKVITGSPNFTMSDVHGDFDNPETRGNANNLLTINSAPLADIFTKEFNQMWGDGVGGEKDSKFGINKLQRSPKTLTIGDSKMTVKFSPNSATNNWEITSNGLIGNTLNQAKNSINLALFVFSEQKLANILEEKNNQGVSIKALIDPQFAYRNYSEALDLLGVALSNKCKYELDNKPWQKAINTVGIPNIPDGDKLHHKFGIIDDNIIITGSHNWSNSANTQNDETLLIIKNPTITAHYLREFKRLYQDAILGIPDFVNKKIKQEQEKCSEVSAPVSVEKSQELVNVNTASLEQLMTLPGIGEKLAQRIIEARQEKSFTSLQDLTRVKGIGNSKLKKLENKITL, from the coding sequence ATGAGAAAACCTTGGTCAAAGTGGATATATTTTGTATTATTATTAATGGGATTATGGAGTGTGAATGCTTGTCATACTCAAGCACAAATTGAACGTCCCAACCCATTAGAACAAGATTCGTTTATTCAAGTTTATTTTAATCATAATCAGGCAAAAGGGGCTGATTATACGGAACCTTATCGCTCGATGAAACGTGGGGGTGATAATTTAGAACAAATTCTCATTGATAATGTGAATTCTGCTACTTCAATGATTGATATAGCTGTTCAAGAATTACGTCTGCCAAATTTGGCTAAAGCTATCGTTAAAAAGACAGATGAAGGAGTTAAAATTAGACTAATTTTAGAAAATACTTATAATAGTCCTATTCGTCAATTAACTACTACAGAACTTGATAATTTAGAAGAAAGAGAAGCAGAAAGATATGAGAGTTATTTCGCTTTTATTGATGTTAATAAAGATGGTAAATTAAGCTCACAAGAACTTAGTGATAGAGATGCTATATTTATTTTAAAACAGGGAAAAATAAACATTATTGATGATACAGAAGATGGTTCTAAAGGAACAGGATTAATGCACCATAAATTCATGGTAATTGATCAAAAAAAAGTGATTACAGGTTCACCTAACTTTACCATGAGTGATGTTCATGGAGATTTTGATAATCCAGAAACGAGAGGCAATGCTAATAATTTATTAACAATTAATTCTGCCCCACTTGCTGATATTTTTACCAAAGAATTTAACCAGATGTGGGGAGATGGAGTCGGAGGCGAAAAAGACAGTAAATTTGGCATCAATAAACTTCAGCGATCGCCTAAAACTTTAACCATTGGCGACTCAAAAATGACGGTAAAATTTTCTCCTAATTCTGCAACTAATAATTGGGAAATAACCAGTAATGGACTGATTGGCAATACGTTAAATCAAGCAAAAAATTCAATTAACTTAGCCTTATTTGTTTTTAGTGAGCAAAAATTAGCTAATATTCTTGAAGAAAAAAACAATCAAGGAGTTTCTATAAAAGCCTTGATCGATCCTCAATTTGCTTATCGTAATTATAGTGAAGCATTAGATTTATTAGGAGTAGCTTTAAGCAATAAATGTAAATACGAATTAGATAATAAACCCTGGCAAAAAGCAATTAATACGGTAGGAATTCCTAATATTCCAGATGGGGATAAACTGCATCATAAATTTGGTATAATTGATGATAATATAATTATTACAGGTTCTCATAATTGGTCAAATTCAGCTAATACTCAAAACGATGAAACTTTATTAATTATCAAAAATCCAACAATCACTGCTCATTATTTGCGAGAATTTAAGCGATTATATCAGGATGCTATCTTAGGTATTCCTGATTTTGTTAACAAAAAAATTAAACAAGAACAAGAAAAATGTTCGGAGGTTTCAGCACCAGTATCAGTTGAAAAATCTCAAGAATTAGTTAACGTCAATACTGCTAGTTTAGAACAATTAATGACCTTACCTGGAATTGGAGAAAAACTAGCCCAAAGAATTATTGAAGCACGTCAAGAAAAATCATTTACCTCCTTACAAGATTTAACAAGAGTCAAAGGAATTGGTAATAGTAAACTCAAAAAATTAGAAAATAAAATCACTTTGTAG
- a CDS encoding energy-coupling factor transporter transmembrane component T family protein, with amino-acid sequence MDLLRSLPIGLYLEKPITWLHQLDPRVKLVWLMTFLLAPLLSNPIWRLFLVGLLIFLTFAAKIPLRVWKQQMGWLLTLCVLVFIITTLTPDGLGITSQPRLPETEFSLPQPNNYQYVLVDKGRLFITRRSLDLGVRVSTLIFVLIYSTNLYLLTTAPEEITAGLEELSEPLRRLKIPITEIMLTLTLSLRFIPLVLEEIQNLARSIRTRAINWQKLGIKRSLQVCLVVVEKLLENLLMRAEEIAIAMEVRGFTTPNEHRVQWHQLRLIRWDWIALGMLIPFWCARFFLGGM; translated from the coding sequence ATGGACTTACTGCGATCGCTCCCCATTGGACTATATTTAGAAAAACCGATTACCTGGCTACATCAACTCGATCCGAGAGTTAAATTAGTTTGGCTAATGACCTTTCTGCTTGCCCCTCTTTTATCTAATCCTATCTGGCGATTATTTTTAGTTGGTTTGTTAATATTCTTAACATTCGCAGCTAAAATTCCTTTACGAGTTTGGAAGCAGCAAATGGGATGGTTATTAACTTTATGTGTCCTAGTATTTATTATTACTACTTTAACTCCCGATGGTTTAGGGATAACTTCTCAACCTCGTCTACCAGAAACGGAATTTTCTTTACCACAACCCAATAATTATCAATATGTTTTAGTAGATAAGGGTCGATTGTTTATTACCCGTCGTTCCTTAGACTTAGGCGTAAGAGTTAGCACCTTAATCTTCGTTCTTATTTATAGCACAAATCTCTATTTATTAACAACTGCTCCTGAAGAAATTACGGCAGGTTTAGAAGAATTATCGGAACCTTTACGTCGGTTAAAAATTCCGATTACGGAAATTATGTTAACTTTAACTCTTTCCTTAAGATTTATTCCTTTAGTCTTGGAGGAAATACAAAATTTAGCTCGTTCAATTCGTACTAGGGCAATTAATTGGCAAAAATTAGGAATTAAAAGAAGTTTACAAGTATGCTTAGTAGTGGTAGAAAAATTATTAGAGAATCTGTTAATGAGGGCTGAAGAAATCGCCATAGCAATGGAAGTTAGAGGGTTTACAACTCCTAACGAACATCGGGTACAATGGCATCAATTACGATTAATTAGATGGGATTGGATTGCATTAGGAATGTTAATTCCTTTTTGGTGTGCTAGATTCTTTCTTGGTGGAATGTAA